The Canis aureus isolate CA01 chromosome 6, VMU_Caureus_v.1.0, whole genome shotgun sequence genome contains the following window.
gagagaatcctgagcaggctccacactgaggtGGATGgttcgatcccacaaccctgagatcatgacctgagctgaaatcaagagttgatacTTAacttgactaagccacccaggcaccccccagggGATAAAATTTCTTAAGTTTACATTACGTTAAACCATTAAAATttattgtatagaaataaaagcatacCTTGGTCCAGGTTTTGGAATTTTGCCAGCTTTGAGCTCATCAATAATTTCTTCAATATCCTTAGGTGTCAGATCCTcctagaaaaaaagttaaaatagtccTATTAAAATTACTTCCTACTACTTGAAATCTATGTAAATCCCTAGTACTAGTTAGTTTATTGTCTTTCTCAGCTTCCAAGTTAGTCACCAAGGTAGCGGCAACTGATTAACTCCTAAATATAGTATATACTGCTCAGGAAATACCCTGTTTCCAAATTCTCACTTAATTTTTgaatggaaaagtaaaaaaaaattatttttgacatgTATCTTAATGATCCTGATCCTCTAGTCCCCATTTCAATGAGAGCAACTCTACACACTATGTACCTGTGTAAAATTTTTACCTCAAGAAAAGGTAcggatatttaaaattaatacatttaaaacacaTAGATATCATCCATGCCCTTGTGCCTAGCTACACCCTAGGTTTAATCAAGACATAACAGATTAAGATAACAGGgtaagattaaaagaaaaatgcctaAACCATATTCCTACTCCCTCTCCAAAACTgttaagtacttaaaatattttataggacTCTGATACTATTCTAGGGAAATCATGATTCAGCACTGCATCTCCAGTGCTTCAGCAAATAGAAGTTCTTTAATACTTGTTTAGTgactaaacatttattaaaacccTGATTTCAAAGTGCTTAGGGTTCCAAATGTTCAGAACCTCATAGCTAAAAGGAATCTTGAAGTCAtctaatgattttatttcaccccaactattataaaaatttaaaaactatacatGAATACCCATATTCCTACCACCTATATTCGACAATTTTTAATTTGCCATCTTTGCATTATATACACATAGCACCCCTCTACTTTTGGTTGCACCATTTTGAAAGCAAGTTACACCATGACACTTCACTCCTGATACTTCAGCAGACATCAAATAAGAACATTTCTTAAATAACACAATGCCACCACACCtaattaactaaaaataattccttaacCAAATGTCAAGTTCATATTAAAAACCTACCCAACTGTTCTCAAAATGTATTTCATAACTTTTTTTATTAAGCAGGATCCAGTCAAAGTTTATGTGACTATTACATCTACCTGTCAATTgagatacataataaatattcactgCCCTGGGGGTGCGTGGCTGGCTCAGACAATAGTAGCCCCATGTGGAgcttactttagaaaaaaaaaataaaaaacaaaaactggcttGCCAAAGACCATACCACTGCTAACCAGAAGAATCTTTATCTCTTGGATAAATCCACAGGCTATTATATTTAAGTCTTGACTGTAATTCCTGCTTAAATCAAGATCCTCTTTATTATAAGTAAACTGCAGAAATGTGGAGAAGGCAAAATTGTTGCcatatttttaaaggactttttttaaagtaggggGGATAGAGAAGAAATCTGAATCTCTGAtcattaaatgaagaaaatcacaaTAGGGAATGAGACCGACCACCCTAGAAATCTAAATGGCCAAAGAAATCAAATttcatcttcattaaaaaaaaaaaaaaaaaaaaaagagatttccaTTTCAGGCATTATGGCAGACcagctatccttttttttttattatttatttatttatttatgtatgtatgtatgtatgtatgtatttatttatgatagtcacacagagagagagagagagagagagagaggcagagacataggcagagggagaagcaggctccatgcaccgggagcctgacgtgggattcgatcccgggtctccaggatcacgccctgggccagaggcaggcgctaaactgctgcgccacccagggatccccagaccagCTATCCTGACTGAACCCTCCTACTCTAACAACTAAAAATGTTggataaaaaaagtaaaaaattttaaattttatcaacaTGCTGACAAGAAATACCCAGAGGCCAAAAACTCAAAACCCAGGTAGGCAAGTGGAACACCATGCAAACTTGGCTTCAGAGTTTCACAGCCCAGAAGGTAAAGGGACAAAGCCCCAGGCCACAAGAGACATACCAACCACACAAAATTAAGACACTAAAAAGCTATTCCCTCAAGGGTAATCTAGAAATTAAACTGTCCCTCAAAAAGAACTGCTAGTCTAGAACCTTACACTTTGGGGGAACAGGGGAGGGTATAAAGAGAGGAGTTTTCTTTTGGAACAGTAGTCTTTCCAGgagcaagagagaagcaaagcAAATACCTTCTTGACGAATCCACATTCAGCACAGGACTCAATTTCCactaataaatttctaaaaagtatGAACTAACAAATATGTATGAAAACTTATATAATTAGTATAGcaagaaatcatttttttggaaatctttttattaaaaagataactagaaaatTCCACACACTTGGGAGACCAATACTTCTAAAAAACAGggcaaaggagaaatcaaaatgcgtattttaaaatattttaaaatgataaaaaatattaatccaAACTTGTGAGATCCAGCTAGAGCAGTACTTAAAGAGTGGAATGATATCatctctaaaatttttaaaataaggaacatAATTATATATTAGTATGGCTGGATACATACACTCAAACAGTTTAAAAACATGTACAGGAAGAATACACTAAATTTATGATAGAGTTTATCTCtgagaatgaaaggaaaggaaaaggatttTCGGGCATACTGGTGGTTTACCTGCACCTGTAGCTTACTTCtacaaatgatgatgatgatgataatatttggggcacctgggtagctcagtgactaagcatctctctttggctcagggcatgaccccagggtcccgggatcgagtcctacatcaggctccctgtgcttctccctctgcctgtgtctctgcctctcaggaataaataaataaaatcttaaaaaaaaaaaataaaacaactaataATAGTAAGTGTGGTAAAATCTCTGTTAAGTCATGGTggttcttttctgtatttctatgtaaattatttttcataatttaaaagcttttaaattgCCATTATCTCATAGAGTTAAAcgcaaaaatgtttaaagataattttttaaaaaccttctgtGGACAACAATGGGAAGCTAAAATTGAAGGATTTTTATACaaagcttttcaatttgttttttaataaaactttggaaaacaggaaaaaaacccttctggatatttatcccaacagtttcttcttctatttttttaagattttatttacccattcgtaagagacagggagagagagagagagggagggaggcagagatacaggcagagggagaagcaggctccatgcagggagcctgatgtgggacttgatcctgggtcaccaggatcacaccctgggctgcaggcggtgctaaaccgctgcaccactggggctgccccccaacaGTTTCTTCTAACTGAATAATTCAGATCGCAACATCTACAGGACAGGaaaccaaacatttaaaatacttaaatatgacATCACACTTTATATTAAATGGAATACTCACATAGTAGTTGTCATTTATTTGAACCATTGGTGCATTTACACAGGCCCCTAAACATTCCACCTCTATAAGAGTGAAAAGTTTATCAGGTGTAGTCTCCCCAACCtttattcctaaaaataaaaatgatcactaTAAGGACCAGTTTATATTTTAATCGCAGCATGGcttaagaaaacaacaaattACAGAggtatataaaaagtaaaaacattaaGTTTCTTAAAACAACTCTGTATTCAAGGATTTAGGTggacttttcctttaaaaacaatcaAGTTTCAGGGGACTCATCTCCAGTGTTTGCTGTTATACAGCAGTGTATCAGAAtatactattttcattttgattgtgATAGTTAACCTACTAAAATCAGTCACACTGTCAGATTGACAAAGATTCAGAAAACTGCTAATGTCAAAGATCATTAAGACTACAAGGAAAACAGGTACTCTCATATCTTTAGGGAAGGTATTTTggcaaaatacaataaaatctgacccaacaattctacttACAAACCACCTTGGTATACAACAAGACAAGTATGCAAAGATATGTATACATGAAACTATTTGCAGAATAACAATAGAAAAACAAGGCAGACATACATATGGAACAGccaaaataaagcacaaaaagcaaaagacatgtgtgtgttttaaataatgaaaataaaacaacataaaatctaaaactaaTGATACCTAACTATTATCAGAATTTGCGATGGTGGGATTTTGATCAGACTTCAGCTTTGTTTTATATACTTCAGTACAGCCCTACTGTTTTTACAACATGCAAATACTTACTTTACATTCAGTAACAAGattaaaatatacttctttttaCTTCATTTGATATGTAGAGTTATAAATGCAGCAATGGCAGTTTTGTATggaaaaatgccttttttaattttgtaaatgccACTATAGTATATTTCAGATTTCCCTTTCTGAAGCATTCTTACTGgtctcatattttatttgttccaaGACTCATTTGGAAGAATACAACGACAGTACAGTCGCTTTTTTATGTACCACATGCTATTATTACACAATGAGTGAAACTTCATTTCTAaacaatgaaaactttaaaatcctCAGAAGCTTTTCAAACACACTTAAtgatttcagggggaaaaaagtgaaaattcagCTTTGAGGCTTAGAACTaaggaaaattacaaaataagaacaaataaagaTGGGCAACCACAGTAAGACAAATTTACTGGTGAAGTACAGATCAGATCCAGTAGGATGGGGCAAACGTTGGAAAACTCAGGTAGAAATGGGTCAAATACAGAAAGACAATCCTTTTTTCCATAAAAGTTATAAATACAATGTGTCCCGTACCAAGCTTTTTCTGAATGGCCTCCAGTATGCTGTCAGAGTTTCGAAGCATGCAAGGAGTAGTAGTGCAGACTTGAATGTGATATTTTCCAACTGGCTTTCGATTATACATTGTATAAAAAGTTGCTACTTCATATACTCTCATTGGAGGTACTTGTAAAACTTCTGCAacctaaaatattagaaaatttaaaaaatacaacatttattgagatttaGGTATGTTGTAAGCATAATTTCAATGTTGCTTTAATTTGGTAAAAGTGTAAAAGTTcttcaaaagcagaaaatatactTGTATTTGCGAGGTATAAGTCCCTCAGTTGTTGCAGACTCTACACTTCCCACACAAAGCCCAGAAGCTAGTGGTTATAGCACCTCCCTCATTTCATCCCATCTCTGCAAAAGGATATTTTCTCTAAATCTTTAAGTCCTTCAACTATTAAGAATTTCTACTTGGATCATTTCAATTCttgtattttacaatttaaaatttctaaatggcAAAAACTTGGTGGCCAAACCCTAATAAATTAAAtaactgtatttttcaaatttttaccaagtttttaaaaaaaaccttgattTTACTGGTGAGGTACAGTGCATGCAAATGGAATGGCAATACAAAAAAGGGGTGAGAATCAATGTTCACCTATTAGCCTGTATTGATTTACATATCTacacacttatatatatatacacaaaccacacacacatacacatttctaACTCTCCAGAACAATTCAAAACACTACCTCTATTTCTAATCCCAACACTTTTCACAGAAATCTTATGGACTAATACTTCCCAACCCTTCACATCAAGGtatttatagtaaatatttttgactgGGGTTCAGAACCAAGGGAATCATTATCTGAACAACTCTGAGAGTCAAGGGAAGTCTGTTAAGAAAAACAAGGTTGTTTTAGCTGTTTGCTAGGGACAGTACACATTTAGTCTATCATGACTAGCATCCTGGCTACAACTTTCCAGGTGATCTAACATTAATCTATCAGGTCATAAGATCTGATAtctggcattttttaaaattatgcatataTCCATGTTTTGACATGAAAGAGGAGTTTGTGAAATGGCATTTCAGTTGACAAATATGTTCAGCTTTCTCATATTAGAGATTCTAAAGGATATGTATTCTCAAAACACATCTAATCATGGTTCACTTGTGAAAGATAAGTAGCTGTGTGCTAAATTTAATTTGGGGATACTAAACCAGGCATGTACCTCTGAATCTGGGAGCTCTCTCAAAACACACATGTTGAAGCCTTACCACTGATGCCTAACTTGAAAAAGCTCTCCTGGGGATGCTTCTGTGTATCTCTCTACACCTTAGTGATGGTTAAGGAACTACTGTGTGAGCTTCTGGATATTGTGGTTGGAAGGTTGGGTTTTTCTTGGGAGGGGCAGGCCAAAGAAACAGTAACACTAAAAGtctcaaatataaaaatggaatcttgATTCTATTCTCTGTATACTATCTCCTGCCTCTCACATATTACACATTCAATTCTAAATAGAGCAGGACaatatttgtgaaatgttttcgtattaattctcatttatttatttcattctgctAAGCTTGCCACTGAGCAAGACTTCCAACACATCTGCCATTATTAAAGACATGAATTTTGGAGACACCTGGTTTGGTCATACAGTAAAACATGCAACTTTTGTTCTCAGGGTTTTAAGCTTgggcctcatgttgggtgtagagattacttaaaaaaaaaaaagaatctttaaaaatgtcaatttttgcaaaaaaaaaaaaaaagcatctatgAATAGAAACATACCTAAATCGTTATTTAGAAAGTTGgctattataatataaaaaacatGGTTAGTTGTATTTAGAAAAGCGATTTAGAAAACACCCAAAGAGCTCCATgatttattgggggaaaaaaaccacctGACTATATTTTACTAAGTACAGTCCCAACCAAACTTGTTTTGCAACATTTTTCATaaacaataatagtaatgatgATAAAGGTCCTAAACCATGTTAGAATACTATACAAAGCAAATTAAGAGATATGAACAAAATCTAAAACCTGCCTATGGCATTCCATTAGATCAACTGAAGACATTCCTATTCTCTAAGAAAGATCATAATGGTCTAGTCTAATAGaccaaataaaatttagaaagtgaaagagaaatgaagtatAGCAGAATATCTGCAACAGTCAGTCAAGTAGAAATTGGAATAGGAAATGGTTCGGTCCCAACTCTGTCACTTAGGGATCATAATTCGAAGAGATCTACCCTCGTTCAAAATCTTTACTGCACGTGAGGAAGTAAGTCCACAGGAAAATCAGATCTCTTAGCTTAGAGTCAGATGTATTTTCCATTATATCACACTGGATTATTATTTGTACAGTTCTCATTAAGAATCATAtggttttgggacacctgggtggctcagaagttgagcgtctgccttcagctgaggccGTAATTCCAGAGtgtcaggatcaagtcctacatcgggctccctgcatggagcctgcttctccctttgcctgtgtctctgcctctctctctccatgtctctcatgaataaataaaaaattctttaaaaataatcatatggttttgtATGGCATTTAATAAACTATAACATAATaccacaaaaatatattaatacgTGAATAAATGTGAAACGTGGATTACTGTTGAAACCactattagaaaaaaagtattaaaaatatatatgaatagatTAACTTCCTTTCAATGGGTCACCCCTACCATTTCTGTAGGTTGCTGATTATCAAGTGTAGGGAGCCATTATCAAGTGTTATAAATACTATGTTATAAAtactatgtattatataaatttttattaaaacctgTTGTCAAAGatgcaaaataaaagatttgtattAGCTGTGAACAGTTTCTTTTCTCtatcattttagtattttttttcattttagtatttaACAACACATTAATTTTCAGAATACCTTGACAGCAAATTATACACATGCAGactcttttatctttattatggCCATTTCtctcaaaaagggaaaaaacagaaaactacttTCCCTATAATGCCTTTCCTATTTTCTACAAGGATAAAAAGCTCTACCTTTATAGTTCTCCATGTTATTAAGAGAAcccacaaaaacacaaatttgagGAAACATAAATGATTAAAGGGTTCAAACTCCTAGATTCTGACATTAGTAACTCTCAGAGGAATTTCTACACAAGGAAGAAATTCAAATacagtttcttctcttttcaaacTAAGGCAAAAATGAATTTGGTACCTTGTTCATAGCAGAGATGGGCAGCCATCCATTCTGTCTCTGGGCTAAATCCAGGACTGGAAGCACAGCTGCTGCTTTATGTCCTTCTGGATAGTTTTTTATAATTGCCTCTATCCTCTGTATCAAAGAAAAAGCACATGTTTTGATATATCTGgaagatattaaatatttcataaattaatCATAATGTTAATTTAGTCATACCTTATAGTTTTCTGGTGTGAAATCAAATGGAGTATCTGGGTTATTCTCAGGAGTATCTCTGTGctatataaagggaaaaaatgttttacaaaattaTCAAAGTTCCCTCAAAAGTGTGAATAACTGTATATTACTATACTACTGATCACTTTATCTCGTCACTTTAATTCTGACATTATATTAATCTATCCTTGCAACAAAAAGAATGGCTAgttattaaatacattatttgatGACTATGATTAACAAAGTAATGTTAACAGAATTCAAAATTTCAGAAAAGTTTTAGAAATCATTCTTTAATGATTAAGAGAACTAGCTTTAggaccaaaatttttaaaaagtgttatccACCTTGATTAGAGAATAGGATATTCTAATATaattaccaaaacaaaaacaaacaaacaaaaaaaaacaaactaaaaccaATCACTGGAAGACTTATAAAATTAAGGCACAAAATTGAGTGTGAACATAACATACATTGTTCCAAGAGTGTGTATCAGATTATCAAAAGGACCCACTACTTTAGGAAGGTACAAAAGCACCATGACTTCCCCATAACAGAAACTAGCCAATGGCAAGAAACTTTGTATCTTCTCCACAAAAAGAGCAGGCTCTTCAAAAACTGACAAGAAATGGTAGGTCAACAGGAAATCAAATGAGTCACACTGAGATTAACACTTACATCAATTAATGTTTAGTATGTATGGTGAACACAAAACTGAATCCCTTAATATGTTAACTCTCAAAAAGTTCTGCTTCttcaaggatatttttaaaagaggaaaagaaaatggaaactttGGACAACGATCTCAAATACGTGGCAAATACTTTTagacaaacataaaatataaagcagGAATCTACTTATAGTATGCCTAACTCATTTATTAAGATTCAGCCTGATAAAACTCTAAATCATCCTACAAATCCACTTAAATTGCCTTTAAACAACATAAGATTAATCCCTGAAAACTGCACCTAATCACAGAAAGGAGACAGATACATTATCTTGTCTCTGAATTATACAGCTAAACTGGGATGGGAGTTCATGGACTTCTACCTGCAGTTAAACCCTGGAAACCAAAAATATAATGACAACTATTCATGTATTTACTATATTACTAAAATCCATGAGTTTCAAATTAGCTCTATTTTGGGATTCCCCAAGTTGCAGCCACACAATCTTTAGTCAGCCAATCTGACTGATTTTTAAGAACCCAAA
Protein-coding sequences here:
- the NDUFV2 gene encoding NADH dehydrogenase [ubiquinone] flavoprotein 2, mitochondrial; this encodes MFFSAALRAKAAGLTAQWGRYIRNLHKTAVQNGAGGALFVHRDTPENNPDTPFDFTPENYKRIEAIIKNYPEGHKAAAVLPVLDLAQRQNGWLPISAMNKVAEVLQVPPMRVYEVATFYTMYNRKPVGKYHIQVCTTTPCMLRNSDSILEAIQKKLGIKVGETTPDKLFTLIEVECLGACVNAPMVQINDNYYEDLTPKDIEEIIDELKAGKIPKPGPRSGRFSCEPAGGLTSLTEPPKGPGFGVQVGL